The following proteins come from a genomic window of Meleagris gallopavo isolate NT-WF06-2002-E0010 breed Aviagen turkey brand Nicholas breeding stock chromosome Z, Turkey_5.1, whole genome shotgun sequence:
- the SLC46A2 gene encoding thymic stromal cotransporter homolog: protein MVGMMAMRTWVEPVVAGSQVASAFYDTALLLVVKNFYNQTNSTVPSHVLEDAQQKAVSNFYIIYNLVLGLSPLVSAYGLSKLGDKVHRKIPICVSLLGYLGSKSLLLLLILLDWPIEVMYGAAAVNGLTGGFTTFWAGIMALGSLGSSESKRSLRLIIIEMVYGLAGFLGSMASGYLFVGFSYHYREGTVLVSCSIACYAFCLLYSVFVLMVPKSAASCSDKAKCVEEAGSQLPAHTGGADSAQPSESSSSQTPVTPSKLIIVMLFVAAILYDLAVVGAMNVLPLFLIREPLSWNAVEIGHGNAAGYVIFITSFLGVLVFSKYFMDVTMIMIGVVSFSAGILIMAFVRWTFLFYIARAVMLFALIPLPTIRSMLSKHVEGSSYGKVFVLLQLSLVTTGVVTSTAYNKIYQSTLNWYSGFCFVLSFLAGCLSLLPLRLNI, encoded by the exons ATGGTGGGGATGATGGCAATGAGAACATGGGTTGAGCCGGTGGTTGCAGGCTCCCAGGTGGCCAGTGCCTTCTACGACACAGcgctgctgctggtggtgaaGAACTTCTACAACCAGACCAATTCAACCGTCCCTTCCCACGTACTGGAAGATGCTCAGCAGAAAGCTGTCTCTAATTTTTATATCATCTACAACCTTGTCCTGGGTCTCAGTCCACTGGTGTCAGCCTATGGCTTGTCCAAGCTGGGGGACAAGGTGCATCGGAAGATCCCCATCTGCGTCTCGCTTCTTGGCTATTTGGGCTCCAAGTCTCTCCTGCTTCTGCTGATCCTGCTGGACTGGCCAATTGAGGTGATGTATGGGGCTGCAGCCGTCAATGGGCTGACAGGAGGCTTCACCACATTCTGGGCAGGCATCATGGCTCTGGGATCTCTGGGCTCCTCTGAGAGCAAGAGGTCTCTGCGACTCATCATTATTGAGATGGTGTATGGCCTTGCCGGCTTTCTGGGAAGCATGGCATCTGGCTACCTCTTTGTTGGCTTCAGCTATCACTATCGAGAGGGCACCGTGCTGGTGAGTTGCAGCATTGCCTGCTATGCTTTCTGTCTCCTCTACAGTGTTTTTGTGCTGATGGTCCCCAAGTCTGCAGCTTCCTGCTCAGACAAAGCCAAGTGTGTAGAGGAGGCTGGCAGCCAGCTACCAGCCCACACAGGAGGAGCAGACAGTGCCCAGCcttcagagagcagcagcagccaaactCCAGTAACACCCTCAAAACTAATCATCGTTATGCTTTTTGTGGCAGCAATCCTCTATGATCTTGCCGTAGTTGGTGCAATGAATGTACTTCCACTCTTCTTGATCAGAGAGCCTTTGAGTTGGAATGCCGTGGAGATTGGCCACGGCAACGCTGCTGGGTATGTGATTTTCATCACCAGTTTCTTGGGGGTACTTGTGTTCTCCAAGTACTTTATGGACGTCACCATGATCATGATCGGAGTGGTGTCATTCAGTGCTGGCATCCTCATCATGGCCTTTGTGCGGTGGACCTTCTTGTTCTACATTG CTCGAGCAGTGATGCTCTTTGCCCTCATCCCCTTACCAACCATCAGGTCCATGTTGTCCAAGCATGTTGAAGGATCATCCTATG GTAAGGTGTttgtcctgctgcagctgtcCTTAGTCACCACGGGAGTAGTGACATCCACAGCCTACAACAAGATCTACCAAAGCACGCTGAACTGGTACAGCGGCTTCTGCTTTGTTCTGTCTTTCCTGGCTGGCTGCCTGAGTCTCCTCCCTTTAAG GTTGAATATCTAG